CCCAATGTCGGAAAGAGAAAGATCATAGTGCCCACCAAATCGACCCAGGCCTTATATCGTTCATTTGCGGTCCGATAAAAAATATCGACGCGAACGTGATTATTGTGAACGAGTGTGTACCCCATCGCGGATGTGAACAGAATTCCATGCAGCCATAGGTAGGATTCCTGTAGCCCTATCCACCCAAGACTGAATCCATACCTGAAAATAGCTACTGAAAAGGTAATAAGAACAACCGCTAGCATTAACCACGAGACGGCGCGGCCGATGAAGTCATTGATTGATTCGAGCTGTCTTACGAGCGTTCCAAGAATATTCACTTCCGTCTCCTCGGGGCTGTGCGCTTAAAACAGCGTGCGCGAATCCGGCATAGGTAGCCTTTCTTCATGAAGAAGGCGGTTGATCTTCTAGTGGAATTATAAATACGCCGCTCTTTACCTTGCGGTTACAGAAAACAGTGCTTTCATTTCGTTTTTGAATGTCGTTAGCCAAATTTTCTGTCCGTACCCCACTTTGTCGTGAATTGCAGATGCACCGCTCTCACGGTAGGAGAGATTGTTTGCCCAACATGAAATTGCTCAATGCTGTCGATACATGCAGTCGTTCTCTATTTTTGGCGACACCATGATAGCGAACCTTGTCACACCTAAACACACGCCTGATATATCGAAAGGAATGTTCGATTTTTACCTGAGCGCTGGCCTTCAGCGTCTCGGGCTTCTCGGCATCGCTACCTATGCTAAGCGTACGCTGCTTACCCGGGCGAATTGCCACAAGCTAATCCACGCAACGAGCTTCGTGTTCTTCATTTTTATGTGTTTCATCGCAATTGCGATTGGCGCCATGGAATCATCCGACATTATACTTTATCGGAGTGTCACTAAAATCGAGCATAATACCAAACGAATTTTATTGATCATGGACGATCTATAATGCTGATGGGAACTGGGTGCGGTCTGATCGTGTCATCAGTTTCTTATATCCGAAAGAGCGATCTGCTACGCAGACATCTCTGTTTCTAATGCAGATGCTAAAACTAAGGCATC
The nucleotide sequence above comes from Pseudomonadota bacterium. Encoded proteins:
- a CDS encoding C4-dicarboxylate ABC transporter permease, translated to MNILGTLVRQLESINDFIGRAVSWLMLAVVLITFSVAIFRYGFSLGWIGLQESYLWLHGILFTSAMGYTLVHNNHVRVDIFYRTANERYKAWVDLVGTMIFLFPTLGIVWWACYPYVILSWQRLETSREAGGLPALYLLKSFLLVLVAVLLLQGIAVIFRCILVLRGATEYAEPFDDSQMV